The following proteins come from a genomic window of Crassostrea angulata isolate pt1a10 chromosome 1, ASM2561291v2, whole genome shotgun sequence:
- the LOC128160549 gene encoding uncharacterized protein LOC128160549, which yields MYLRPLDICFSHDSIGRSFGRCTSHPYRPIGETLDDILTGKINVDSISSISVYKKNKKWFTADNRRLWVFQEAEKRGKCSEIYVRETLYIDNNKFTTKNNGVSVYVRGNPGGYLWRNVPTKSIQPNKNPKITSLQTIPTSSAYTHQKCSKETDTSGTFLTKLERNVPAFYEISMKDREEDLCSEKETRDIEPMAVDSIETRDIEPMAVDYIETRDIEPMAVDYKYGTQYYSIDVDSDSEDKKLPNFPFVSKPSNQQDNTNVFCQHCSKAKRKVTKTAMEEMVGDERKIKYREEAAINSHDIPRNSIYSPFLSSNSKIYEPLENRDAVVTIRNETTYVIDNFRKCSELKHCNFGRFCLILLVIALLCLFGIIIHEVT from the coding sequence ATGTATCTGCGACCATTAGATATATGTTTCAGTCACGACTCTATTGGCCGTTCTTTTGGTCGTTGTACTTCTCATCCATACAGACCGATTGGTGAAACATTGGACGATATTCTGACTGGAAAGATTAATGTCGACTCCATTTCTAGTATTTCTGTTtacaaaaagaataaaaaatggtTCACAGCTGACAACAGAAGATTGTGGGTGTTCCAGGAGGCAGAAAAACGTGGGAAGTGTAGCGAAATTTATGTCCGAGAGACCCTCTACATTGATAACAACAAATTTACGACAAAGAACAATGGTGTATCCGTTTATGTCCGAGGGAATCCGGGTGGTTATCTATGGAGAAACGTACCTACAAAGAGCATACAACCGAACAAAAACCCTAAAATCACGTCTTTGCAAACGATCCCGACCAGTTCGGCCTACACACACCAAAAGTGTAGTAAGGAGACGGATACCAGTGGTACATTTTTGACGAAACTTGAACGAAATGTTCCAGCGTTTTATGAAATTTCCATGAAGGACCGTGAAGAAGATTTATgttctgaaaaagaaacaagagATATTGAGCCAATGGCTGTAGACTCTATAGAAACAAGAGATATTGAGCCAATGGCTGTAGACTATATAGAAACAAGAGATATTGAGCCAATGGCTGTAGATTATAAATATGGAACCCAATATTATAGTATTGATGTTGACTCTGATTCTGAAGATAAAAAATTACCCAATTTTCCTTTCGTTTCAAAACCTTCAAACCAACAGGACAACACCAATGTCTTTTGTCAGCATTGTAGCAAAGCAAAGAGAAAAGTAACTAAAACAGCGATGGAAGAAATGGTTGGAGacgaaaggaaaataaaatatagagaAGAGGCTGCAATCAATTCACATGATATTCCAAGAAATTCCATTTATAGTCCCTTTTTGAGTTCCAATTCAAAGATATATGAACCATTGGAGAATAGGGATGCTGTTGTGACTATTCGTAATGAAACCACATACGTGATTGACAACTTCCGTAAATGCTCCGAATTAAAACACTGTAATTTTGGtcgattttgtttaattttgttagTTATAGCTTTATTGTGTTTATTTGGAATCATAATACATGAAGTAACTTAA
- the LOC128184535 gene encoding uncharacterized protein LOC128184535, whose translation MYLRPSKICFSQDSIGCTFGRCTSHPYRPIGETLDDILTGRINVNSIPSISVYNKNGKWFTADNRRLWVFQEAEKRGKCSEIYVRETFYIVYNKFTAMNNGASVYVRGNPGGYQWQRMPIKEIQPNETPKITSLQTIPTSSYTNQNYIEDMDTADICLKKLEQNVPTFNEISTAERKETLSLEKNISRDDSVMSVDNGNQYNIDVDSDSEENNVDEISRDFSFISMASNQQDSMLCQQNNTAKPNAMKRAMEEHVEDEREIRDNEQTVINSSNIPGSLISSTFLNSNSETLELLENRDVAVTMCDEDNAKSSKCSKSKKCILFVFCLILVFVALLCTILSITLT comes from the coding sequence ATGTATCTGCGACCatcaaaaatttgtttcagCCAGGACTCTATTGGCTGTACTTTTGGTCGTTGTACCTCCCATCCATACAGACCGATTGGTGAAACATTGGACGATATTCTGACTGGGAGGATTAATGTCAACTCCATTCCAAGTATTtctgtttacaataaaaatggaaaatggTTCACAGCTGACAACAGGAGATTGTGGGTGTTCCAGGAGGCTGAAAAACGTGGAAAGTGTAGCGAAATTTATGTCCGCGAGACCTTCTACATTGTTTACAACAAATTTACGGCAATGAACAATGGTGCATCCGTTTATGTCCGAGGAAATCCGGGTGGTTATCAATGGCAAAGAATGCCAATAAAGGAAATACAACCGAACGAAACCCCAAAAATTACGTCTTTACAAACGATTCCGACCAGTTCCTACACAAACCAAAATTATATCGAGGATATGGATACTGCTGATATATGTTTGAAGAAACTTGAACAAAATGTCCCAACattcaatgaaatttcaacGGCAGAACGTAAAGAAACTTTAtctcttgaaaaaaatatttctagagATGACAGTGTAATGTCTGTAGATAATGGAAACCAATATAATATAGATGTTGACTCCGATTCTGAAGAAAATAATGTTGATGAAATATCACGCGATTTCTCCTTCATTTCAATGGCTTCAAATCAACAGGACAGTATGCTGTGTCAGCAAAACAACACAGCAAAACCAAATGCAATGAAGAGAGCAATGGAAGAACATGTTGAAGACGAAAGAGAAATTAGAGATAATGAGCAGACTGTAATAAATTCATCTAACATTCCAGGAAGCCTTATCAGCagtacatttttaaattcaaattcagaGACTCTTGAGCTGTTGGAGAATAGAGATGTAGCTGTAACCATGTGCGACGAAGACAATGCCAAGTCCTCAAAATGTTCTAAATCtaaaaagtgtattttatttgtattttgctTGATTCTGGTTTTCGTTGCTTTATTGTGTACCATATTAAGCATAACATTGACTTAA